In Bosea sp. PAMC 26642, the DNA window CGGCATGGCAGCCGTAGCGGACGGCATCGACCACGGCGCGCGCCTGCTCGACGGTGTCGATCATCGGCACCATCAGACCGTCGGCGCCGGCGTTGAGATAGCGGATTAAAAGCGAGCGCTGGTGGCAGTCGGGCCGCACGATCGCGGCGCCGCCCGCGCCCCGGATCGCCTGGGCCGTCAGGCGCACATCCTCGAAGCTCCAGGTGCCGTGCTCGCAATCGAGGAAGATCGAATCTGCCCCGAGTTCCGTCAGGCGCACGGCATGGCCGGGTGACGCGTAATGCGAAGTCAGCATGCTCACACACTCGCCGCGGCTCAGCTTCTCGCGCAGTTTGGCTCCGTTCATGAGGTCGTCCTCGCTTTCAGCGCTTCGGCATATCAGGCGTATCGTCGGGCGCGCCGACCCAGCGCGCGGTCTCGATATCGGCGGCGGTGTCGCGCATCCGCGTCGGACAGATGTGCAGCTCGGGGATCGTCGCGCCGGGCTGCAGGCTGGCGCAGAGCAGCACCGCGCGGGCGACGTCGTGCGGGTCAAGCATGATGGCGCGCTCCTCGGCCAGAGGCGGCCGGGCGCGGTTGTTCATGATCGGCGTGTCGGTCTCGCCGGGCAGGATCGTGGTCGCGCGGATGCCCTGGTTGCGATAGGTATTGTGCAGGAAGCCCATGAAATTCTTCACGCCGGCCTTGGCCGCGCCATAGGCCGCGCCGCCCAGCAGGTTCGGATTCAACGCCGCCAGCGACGAGACCGTGATGATGGTGCCTGCGCCCCGCGCGATCATCGCCGGCAGAACCGTCTGCGTCAGCGAGAATACGGCGGTGAGGTTGACGTTCAGCGTCGCGTTCCACTCTTCCTCGGAGAGAAAGCGGGCGTTCAGCACCTTGCTGGCGCTGCCGGCATTGTTGACGAGAATATCGACGGGCCCGACCTCCGCTTCGATCGCCGCGACGGTCGCGACGATGGCGCCCCGCGAGGCGATGTCTAGCGTACGGGCGACAGCGTGGCCGCCCTCCGCCGCGATCACTTGCGCAACTTCGTCGAGCGGACCCTGGCGCCGCCCGGTCAGCACCACGGCCGCGCCCTCACGCGCCAGCAGGATGGCGCTTTCGCGGCCGATGCCGGTGCCCGCGCCGGTGACGAGCGCGATCTTGCCCTTGAGCAATGCCATGATCTTGTCCTATTCAGCCGCCGCCGAGAAGGCGTTGCCATAGAGACGCCGGGTTGCATCGGGGCTGACAAGCCCCTCGGCGAGATCCTGCGCGATGAGATCGGCGGAGCGCGCGGCCGCCCTGCCCCAGCCGCCACCACCCGGCGTCTCGACCTCGAGGCGATCGCCCGTCTGGAGAACCACCTTGCCTTTCGGAAACTGTGCCTGCCTGTTCTTGGCGACCTTGCCGGGTGTGCCCGACTGTCCGCCCACAACGCCGAAGCAGGGGTGGCGGACGCGCTCGGTCGCGAGATAGACGTTCATCGGCGCCCTGGCGCGATTGCGCAGGATGACGCGCTGGCCGAGCCCGCCGCGATGCTGCCCGGCGCCGCCGGAATCGGCGATCAATTCCTTGCACTCGGTCAGCACCGGCACGGCGATCTCGAACATCTCGATCGCGGTGACCTTGCAGTTGGACGGGAAGCTCAGTGTGTCCAACCCATCGATCTCCGCCCGCGCGCCCTGCCCGCCATGGAAATTCTGCACCGAGCCATATTGCGAGCCGTCATCACGACGCCCGACGCAGTTGGCGGCCCAGATCGGCGCGCCACCGCTGTCGCCCATCACCTTGTCGGGCACGATGCCTTCCAGCGCCTTGAAGATCAGCGAGGGGATGACATGGCCGATCAGGTTGCGGGAGTTGCCGGCCGTCCAGGCTTCGGGATTGAGGATCGAGCCCAGCGGCGCCTCGTCGGTGACGGGTGTGATGCAGCCCTCATTGTTGGGCGTCTCGGGGTCGAGCAGGCATTTCAGCGCGTAGACGGAGTGGGCGTAACGGTAATTGGTGCGGCAGTTGATCGAGTGCAGCACCTGGTCGGAGGTGCCGGCGTAGTCGACATGGATCGTCTCGTCGCCGACGATGACCGCAGCCTTCAGCGTGATGTCGTCATGGTAGCCGTCGAGCACGACCTCCGCCTCGTAGCGTCCGTTGGGCCAGGCGCGGATCGCCTTGCGCATCTGCGCCTCGGAGCGCGAATGGATCGCGTCGGCCAGACCATCGACCTCGTCGAGGCCGTATTCATCGAGGAACTTCACCAGTTCGCGGCCCATGACGTTGTTGGCGGCGACCATCGATTCCAGGTCGCCGAGCACTTCGGTCGGGAGCCGCACGGAAGCCGCGATGATGTCGAGCACGTCCTGGTTGGGCACGCCGGCGCGGTGCAGCTTCACGATCGGGAAGCGGATGCCCTCCTCATAGATGTCGCTCGCCTCCGAATGCAGCGGCGCGCCGCCGATATCGGGCAGATGCGCGATCGAGCCGGCATAGGCGACGATCTTGCCGTTCTTGAAGATCGGCGTGATCATCGTCACGTCGGGCAGATGGCCGGTGCCGATCTCGGGATCGTTGGTGGCGAGAACGTCGCCTTCCTGCAACGTGTCCTCTGGAAACTTCGGCAGAAAATAGGTCTGCGCCGCAACCGGCAGCGAGGTGATGAAGACGGGGATCGACCAGGTGCACTGGGCCAGCGCCCGGCCGCGGCTGTCGAGCAGCACGGTGACGTAATCATGGTTTTCGCGCACGATCGGCGAGAAGGCGGTGCGGCCGAGCACCGTGTCGGCCTGGTCGGCGATGAAGATCAGGCGGTTCCACATCACCTGCAGGTTGATCGGATCGTTGAAGTCGGTGGCGGCTTTGGTCGTCTCGGTCTTGGACATCGGGATCGTCCTCAAAGGATGTTGATGACGAGATTGCCATGCAAATCGACATGGGCCGTCCCGCTCGGGCCGATGACGGCCGTGGATTCGCGCTGCTCAACGATGGCTGGACCTTGCACTGGCTGGTTCACCGTCAGGCTGTAATGGTCGTAGACCGGGGTCTCGACGGCCGTGCCCAGTTCCTGGAAATAGACCTCGCGCGTGCCCTTCATGGCGTTGGCTGCCGTCGTGCCGTGCGGCCGGGTGACCTTGTCCTTCTCACCGCCGGCCCGCAGGCGCCAGGTGATGACCTCAAGCCCGGCCTTGACGGTGCGGCCGAAGAGTTCGCGATAAAGCGTGGTGAAATTGGCCGTGAGCTGCGCCAGGAACGCGTCCTGCGGCAGGTCGAGATCGGGCAGTGCGACTGTGATCTCGTGGCCCTGGCCGACATAGCGCATGTCGACGGTGTAGCGGTTGGCGATCGTCTCCTTCGGCACGCCGGCGGCGGAGACGACCTCGGCGCCCTGCGCTGCGAGATCGCCGAGCAATCGGCGCATCTCGGCGGCGTCCCACTCGCTGAGCGCCATCGGGAAGCTCGCCGAGAGATCCACTGCGACCGGCGCGATCAGCAGGCCGATCGCGGAGGTCACGCCAGCGCCGGTCGGGCAGATGATCCGCTTGATGCCGAGCTTTTGGGCGATGCCATAGGCATGCACCGGCCCGGCGCCACCGAAGGCGACCATCGGCAGCGAGCGCGGATCGACGCCGAGATCGGTCGCATGCATCGCGGCGGCCTTGCTCATCGATTCATTGACGAGGTCGTGGATTCCCCAGGCGCAGCGCGTGACGCTGACGCCGAGATCGGCGGCCAGCCGGGCCATCGCATCATGGGCGGCCTGCTTGGAGACCTTGAACGAGCCGCCGACGAAGGATTCAGTGCCCATATAGCCCAGCAGGATATCGGCATCGGTGACCGTGGGCTCCGTGCCGCCGCGCTGATAGGCCGCCGGTCCCGGCAGGGCGCCGGCCGAACGCGGGCCGACATCGAGCAGGCCGAGCGGGTTTTTCGCCGCGATCGAGCCGCCGCCGGCGCCGATCTCGATCATCTGGATCGACTGGATCTTGAGTGGGAAGCCCGAGCCCTTGCGGAAGCGCTGGTAGTGGGCGACTTCGAGATCGGTGCCAACCGTCGGCTCGCCATTGGGGATCAGGCAGAGCTTGGCGGTGGTGCCGCCCATGTCGAAGGAGAGCACGCTGCCCTCGCCGGCGATGCGGCCGAACTCGGCGGCCGCCACCGCGCCGGCCGCGGGGCCGGATTCGATCAGGCGCACGGGCAGTTCTGCGGCGCGGCGGCTCGGAACGAGCCCACCCGAGGAGGTCATCCAGAGCACCTGGCGGTCGATGCCCTTCCGGGCGAACTCGCGCTGGAGATGGGCGACATGGCCGGCCATCTGGGGCCGCGTATAGGCGTTGACCACCGTGGTCGAGGCGCGGTCGAATTCGCGGACTTCCGGGCAGACTTCCGAGGAGAGCGAGACGAAGATGTCGGGATATTCGTCCTTCAGCAGCGCCGCGACACGCTGCTCATGGGCGGGATATTTGTAGGCGTGCAGCAGGCAGACGGCGACGGAGCGGACGCCCTTCTCGCGCAGGCGCCCTGCGATCTCGCGGACCGTGTCCTCTTGCAGCTCGGTGACGACCTCGCCATCGGCGGCGATGCGCTCGCGGGCGCCGAAGCTGTTGGCGCGGGTGACGAGCGGATCGGGATAGCGCAGGTTCAAATCGTAGAGGTCGTAGCGGCCCTCGTTGCGGATGCGCAGCATGTCCTGGAACCCGGCGGTGGCGATGAAGCCGGTCTCGACGCCCTTGCGCTCCAGCACCGCGTTGGTGACGACCGTCGTCGCGCCCAGCACCTGAAGCTTGCCGATGTCGATGGCGGCGCCGAACTGCTCCAGAAGTTCGCTTACGCCCTGCACCACGGCCTCGGCCGGGTTCAGGGGAGTGCTGAGCACCTTGTGCAGATGCACCTCGCCCGCATCGTCGAGCAGCGCGAAATCGGTGAAGGTGCCACCGGTGTCGAATGCCAGCTTGGCCATGATGTCCTCTGATCCTGCCTTGCGGAGATCGCGGAGCCGTGTGCTCCACGACGACACGCGAAGGGTAGAGGCCTCGGCACGGGACTGGCCAACAGGACTGCGGTCTGCCGCCATAGACTTTGCTTATGGGGCTGGCGGCGCCCGGCTTATGGGGCCGGCGGCGCCCGCTCGACCTCGACAGGCACCGGCTTCAGGCCGAAGGGCGCCTCGCGGATCAGCTCCTGGACGATCTCGATCAGCACGGAGCGAGCCGCGATCGCCGGCTCCGACATCGGCAGATGGTCCGAGACGCACAGCGAGACCGTCGCGGTCATCGCCGGGCGAACCAGCGGCCGGACGACGGCGCCGCGAAAGCCCGCCGCACTGGCCGCCACCGAGCCAGGCAGGATCGTCGATCCGAGCCCGTCCATCACCGCCGCGCCCAGCGACGAGACCGACTCGATTTCAGCTGCAACGTGGGGCGCGACGCGGGCCCGCCCCAGCGATTCATCGATCATCTGGCGCAGGAAATGCCCCCGGCTCGGCAGCAGCAGATCGACCTCGGCCAGCGCCGAAAGTGGTAGCGCCTCGCCCTCGGGTGTCTCGAAGACGGAGCCCGGCGGCGACACCAGCACGAGCTCTTCCGTGAACAGCGGCTGCAGCACCACGCCCTTGATCGGCCGCGAGCCGTAGATCACCGCCATGTCCATCTTGCCGGTCATGATCAGCTCGCTCAGCACATGGCCGAAGCTGTCGTTGATATGGATGACGATGTCGGGATAGCGCGTCTTCATCGCCTTGAGCAGCGGCAGTGAGAGCGCGCTCGACGCGGAATAGGTGGCAAGCCCGATCGAGACCCGGCCCGCGACGGAGCGCGAGGACTGCTCGATGTCGATCTGCGCCTGCTCGACCTGCTTCAGCAGGAGCTGGGCATGGCGGTAGAGGATCAGCCCCGCCTCGGTCGGCGTGATGCCGTGATTGCTGCGGATCAAGAGCTTGTGCTTGAAATGGCTTTCCAGCGCGGCGATCTGCTGGGACAGCGCCGGCTGTGCCGTACGCAGGATGTCGGCCGCGCGCGACACGCTACCCGCATCGACGACCTTCACGAAACTCTTCAACTTCTTGAAATCGACGCTCATCGACCAGGCCGGCTCCCTGGGTGGGGACGATAGGTCATTCCGGAGGATCACGAAACCAGCGCGCTGCGGCTGCCCTCAGTGCTGCGCCTCCGTCTCGCCGCGCATCTTGCCGGTCATGAACAGTTCGCCGAGTTCGTCATGGCTGATCTCGGCCGGCTTGCCGTCCCAGATCACCTGGCCGAGCCGCAGGATGACGGCGCGCTGCGCGACCTCCATCGCCTTCTTGGTGTTCTGCTCGACGAGCAGGATGGTCTGCCCCATCGCGTTGATCCGCAGCAATTCGTCGAAGACGATGCCGATCGCGGCCGGCGACAGGCCCACCGAGGGCTCGTCGACGAGGAGGATGCGCGGTCGCTGCAGCACCGCCATGGCGACCTCGAGAAGCTGCTGCTCGCCGCCCGACATGTTGCCGGCGATGGTCGCGCGACGCTTCTTCAGGATCGGGAACAGCTCGTAGACATAGTCGCGGTCGCTCTTCACCTTGGCGTCGCGCAGCGTATAGGCCGCCATCTGCAGGTTCTCGTCGACCGTCATCAGCGGAAAGTTGCAGCGCCCCTGCGGCACGAAGGAAACGCCTTGCGCCAGGATTTCGCGCGAGGCCAGCCCGGCGATGTCCCGGCCTTGCCAGCGAATGGTGCCGCCCTTGACCGTGGTCATGCCGTAGAGCGTCTTGAGCAGCGTCGATTTGCCGGCGCCGTTCGGCCCCATCAGCGCCACGAACTGGCCTTGCGGCACCTCGAGATCAATGCCGTTGAGGATGTCGAGCGAGCCATAGCCGGCTCGCAAGCCTGCGATCGAAAGATTGGTCTCAGCCACCGAGATAGGCCTCCCGAACCGCCTGGTTGCGCATGATCTCGGATGCCGTGCCCTCGGCGAGCTTGCGCCCCTGGTCGAGGACCGCGACGCGCTGGCAGATGCTGGTGATGACGTCGATATTGTGCTCGATCACCAGGAAGCTGACGCCGAGTTCGGTGTTGGCATAGCGGATCGCCTCGACGACGCGCTCGATCAGCTTGGGATTGATGCCCGCCATCGGCTCGTCGAGCAGGATCAGCTTGGGCTCGGGCATCAGCATCGAGGCGAACTGGATCAGCTTCTGCTGGCCGCCCGACAGATTGCCGGCCGCTTGCGTCCGTACGTCCCAGAGGCCCGACAACTTGATCAGCTCGCGCGCCCGTTTGCGCAGCCCCTCGACCCGGGCGCGCGAGCGCGCGCCGAAGCCGAAGGTCGAGGCGACGCCGGGAAAGGTGAACATCTGGCCGGCGATGACGAGGTTCTCCTCGACATCGAGCGCACCGAACGTGACCGTCTTCTGGAAGGAGCGCAGCATGCGGCCTTCGCGCGCGATGCGGTTCAAGGACCAGCCGGTGATGTCTTGTCCATCGAGCCTGACAGAGCCGGCATTGGGCTTGGCGAGTCCGGATACGCAGTCGAAGAAGGTCGACTTGCCCGAGCCGTTCGGGCCGATCAGACCGCAGATCTCGCCGCGGTGAACCTGCAGATCGACGCCGTCGACGGCCTTGATCGCCCCATAGGACTTGCTGAGGCCGCTGATCTCGAGGATCGGAAGACCGGTCATGAGCGCCCCCTCAGCAAAGTCCAAAAGCGCGTGATCAGCGGCGCGAAGCCCTTCGGGAACCAGAACACCAGCGCCAGCAGGCAGAAGCCATAGGCGATCATGCGCAGCTCGGGGGCGATGCGGAGAAACTCCGACAGGCCAACAAAGAGCAGACTGCCGAAGACGACGCCCGAGATCGTGCCCGGTCCGCCGCCGAGCACGATGATCAGCATTAGCGTCGAGTTCGACATCTGGAAGGTCAGCGGGCTGACCACGGTGAGGTAATGCGCGTAGACGCTACCACCGAGCCCGGCGAAAGCCGCGCTGATCATGAACACGACCAGCTTGTAGCGCCAGGTCGGCACGCCGACGGATTCGGCCAGCGTCTCGTTTTCGCGGATCGCCACCATGTTGCGCCCGGCTGGCGAATTGACGATCAGCCAGACGGCGAAGGTCGCCAGAGCCGCGACGGCGAGCACGAGATAGTAGAACCCGACCGTACCCGACACCGTGAAGGACGCAGGCCCCAGCGCGAAATGGGGCTTGGGAATGGCCGACAGGCCCATGTCGCCGCGCGTGACGCTGATCCAGTTCTTCGCGACCGCCTGTCCGATGATGACGAAGCCGAGCGTACACATCACGAAGGAGGTCGCCCGCAGCCTCAGCGCCGGGATGCCCAAGGGCAAGGCGAGGGCGCCGGCGAACAGGCCCGAGGCGATCAGGTTGAGATAGAACGGCGTGCCCCAATGCACCGCCATCAGGGCCGAGACATAGGCGCCGACGCCGAAGAAGGCCGCCTGGGCCAGCGAGAGCAGCCCGGTATAGCCGACCAGCAGATTGAGCCCATGCGCCGGCAGCAGGAAGATCAGCGAGATGATCACCGCATGGAGCGCGTAGCTGCCCAAGAGCAGCGGCGCACAGCAGGCCAGCACGGCGATGGCGAGACCGAAGGGCCATCGCAGGTCGCGTCCGGCAGCTGGAAGCGAGGTCTCGTTCAGCGACATCGTCGATCCTCGGACAGAGTGGCCGCAATCGGCCGCGCGTTCTAGAGAAGGCTTGGTCAGTAGCGGGCCTGCGAGGAGAACAATCCATGCGGGCGCCACATCAGCACGAGCATCAGCGTGGCGAAGCCGACCGTGTCGCGGAATTGCAGGCCGACATAGGTGGCGACGAGACTCTCGGCGATGCCGAGGATCATCGCGGCGAAGAAGGTGCCCCGGACATTGCCCAACCCGCCCATGATGATGATCGGCAGCGTCTTGAAGGTGATCAGCTCGCCCATGCCACCATAGACGCTGACATTGACCGGAGCGGTGAGGACGCCCGACAGCCCCGCCAGCGCCGCACCCAGGATGAAGGTCCGCACCACGACCTTGCGGACATCGATGCCGACGACCGCGCAGCAATCGACGTTCTGCGAAACGGCCCGCATCGCCTTGCCCATGCGGCTATGGGTGACCAGAAGCTCGAGCCCGAAGAACACCAGCACCGCGACCGCGATGATCAGCAGGCGCTGCTCGGCGAGCGAGATGCCGAAGATCGTGACCGGCTCGATATAGCCACCCTCGAAGAACTTGTAGCCGCCACCGAAGACGAGGATCACAGTGTTCTGCAGGATCAGCGCGATGCCGAGCGTCGCCAGCACGCCGGCCTCGGCCGGAGCCCCGACCATGCGCTGCATCACGAACTGCCCGACGACCAGCGCGACGAAGGCAGTGGCGATGACGCCGGCCACGATCGCGATCGGGTAAGGCAGGTCGAAATACTCGATCGCGACCCAGGCCCCGAAGGTGCCGACCATGTAGTATTCGCCATGGGCGAAATTGATCGCGCGCAGGACGCCGAAGATCATCGTCATGCCGACCGCGACCAGGGCATAGACGGCCCCGGTCACGATGCCGTTGACGATCTGCTCGGAGATTTGGAACAGCATCTCGAGCTCCTTCGACCTTCGACGAGATGATCAGCGCGGATAGTCGATGTCGGCGGAATAGGCGCCCTTGACCACCGGCTTGCCGTCCTCGATCTGCAGCAGAATCATCGGCAGCTTCGCCTGATTGTGATCGTCGAAGGTCACCTCGCCCACTGCGCTGTCGTATTTGATCTTGGCGAGCGCGTCGCGAACCTGGGCCCGGTCGATGCTCTTGGCCGCCTCGACCGCCTTGCCGAGCAGGTTCACGGTCTCCCAATGGACATAGGCGTGGTTGTTGGGCGCCTCGCGGTATTCC includes these proteins:
- a CDS encoding SDR family oxidoreductase, with protein sequence MALLKGKIALVTGAGTGIGRESAILLAREGAAVVLTGRRQGPLDEVAQVIAAEGGHAVARTLDIASRGAIVATVAAIEAEVGPVDILVNNAGSASKVLNARFLSEEEWNATLNVNLTAVFSLTQTVLPAMIARGAGTIITVSSLAALNPNLLGGAAYGAAKAGVKNFMGFLHNTYRNQGIRATTILPGETDTPIMNNRARPPLAEERAIMLDPHDVARAVLLCASLQPGATIPELHICPTRMRDTAADIETARWVGAPDDTPDMPKR
- a CDS encoding hydantoinase B/oxoprolinase family protein, whose amino-acid sequence is MSKTETTKAATDFNDPINLQVMWNRLIFIADQADTVLGRTAFSPIVRENHDYVTVLLDSRGRALAQCTWSIPVFITSLPVAAQTYFLPKFPEDTLQEGDVLATNDPEIGTGHLPDVTMITPIFKNGKIVAYAGSIAHLPDIGGAPLHSEASDIYEEGIRFPIVKLHRAGVPNQDVLDIIAASVRLPTEVLGDLESMVAANNVMGRELVKFLDEYGLDEVDGLADAIHSRSEAQMRKAIRAWPNGRYEAEVVLDGYHDDITLKAAVIVGDETIHVDYAGTSDQVLHSINCRTNYRYAHSVYALKCLLDPETPNNEGCITPVTDEAPLGSILNPEAWTAGNSRNLIGHVIPSLIFKALEGIVPDKVMGDSGGAPIWAANCVGRRDDGSQYGSVQNFHGGQGARAEIDGLDTLSFPSNCKVTAIEMFEIAVPVLTECKELIADSGGAGQHRGGLGQRVILRNRARAPMNVYLATERVRHPCFGVVGGQSGTPGKVAKNRQAQFPKGKVVLQTGDRLEVETPGGGGWGRAAARSADLIAQDLAEGLVSPDATRRLYGNAFSAAAE
- a CDS encoding hydantoinase/oxoprolinase family protein, translating into MAKLAFDTGGTFTDFALLDDAGEVHLHKVLSTPLNPAEAVVQGVSELLEQFGAAIDIGKLQVLGATTVVTNAVLERKGVETGFIATAGFQDMLRIRNEGRYDLYDLNLRYPDPLVTRANSFGARERIAADGEVVTELQEDTVREIAGRLREKGVRSVAVCLLHAYKYPAHEQRVAALLKDEYPDIFVSLSSEVCPEVREFDRASTTVVNAYTRPQMAGHVAHLQREFARKGIDRQVLWMTSSGGLVPSRRAAELPVRLIESGPAAGAVAAAEFGRIAGEGSVLSFDMGGTTAKLCLIPNGEPTVGTDLEVAHYQRFRKGSGFPLKIQSIQMIEIGAGGGSIAAKNPLGLLDVGPRSAGALPGPAAYQRGGTEPTVTDADILLGYMGTESFVGGSFKVSKQAAHDAMARLAADLGVSVTRCAWGIHDLVNESMSKAAAMHATDLGVDPRSLPMVAFGGAGPVHAYGIAQKLGIKRIICPTGAGVTSAIGLLIAPVAVDLSASFPMALSEWDAAEMRRLLGDLAAQGAEVVSAAGVPKETIANRYTVDMRYVGQGHEITVALPDLDLPQDAFLAQLTANFTTLYRELFGRTVKAGLEVITWRLRAGGEKDKVTRPHGTTAANAMKGTREVYFQELGTAVETPVYDHYSLTVNQPVQGPAIVEQRESTAVIGPSGTAHVDLHGNLVINIL
- the nac gene encoding nitrogen assimilation transcriptional regulator NAC; translated protein: MSVDFKKLKSFVKVVDAGSVSRAADILRTAQPALSQQIAALESHFKHKLLIRSNHGITPTEAGLILYRHAQLLLKQVEQAQIDIEQSSRSVAGRVSIGLATYSASSALSLPLLKAMKTRYPDIVIHINDSFGHVLSELIMTGKMDMAVIYGSRPIKGVVLQPLFTEELVLVSPPGSVFETPEGEALPLSALAEVDLLLPSRGHFLRQMIDESLGRARVAPHVAAEIESVSSLGAAVMDGLGSTILPGSVAASAAGFRGAVVRPLVRPAMTATVSLCVSDHLPMSEPAIAARSVLIEIVQELIREAPFGLKPVPVEVERAPPAP
- a CDS encoding branched-chain amino acid ABC transporter ATP-binding protein, giving the protein MAETNLSIAGLRAGYGSLDILNGIDLEVPQGQFVALMGPNGAGKSTLLKTLYGMTTVKGGTIRWQGRDIAGLASREILAQGVSFVPQGRCNFPLMTVDENLQMAAYTLRDAKVKSDRDYVYELFPILKKRRATIAGNMSGGEQQLLEVAMAVLQRPRILLVDEPSVGLSPAAIGIVFDELLRINAMGQTILLVEQNTKKAMEVAQRAVILRLGQVIWDGKPAEISHDELGELFMTGKMRGETEAQH
- a CDS encoding ABC transporter ATP-binding protein; this translates as MTGLPILEISGLSKSYGAIKAVDGVDLQVHRGEICGLIGPNGSGKSTFFDCVSGLAKPNAGSVRLDGQDITGWSLNRIAREGRMLRSFQKTVTFGALDVEENLVIAGQMFTFPGVASTFGFGARSRARVEGLRKRARELIKLSGLWDVRTQAAGNLSGGQQKLIQFASMLMPEPKLILLDEPMAGINPKLIERVVEAIRYANTELGVSFLVIEHNIDVITSICQRVAVLDQGRKLAEGTASEIMRNQAVREAYLGG
- a CDS encoding branched-chain amino acid ABC transporter permease; translated protein: MSLNETSLPAAGRDLRWPFGLAIAVLACCAPLLLGSYALHAVIISLIFLLPAHGLNLLVGYTGLLSLAQAAFFGVGAYVSALMAVHWGTPFYLNLIASGLFAGALALPLGIPALRLRATSFVMCTLGFVIIGQAVAKNWISVTRGDMGLSAIPKPHFALGPASFTVSGTVGFYYLVLAVAALATFAVWLIVNSPAGRNMVAIRENETLAESVGVPTWRYKLVVFMISAAFAGLGGSVYAHYLTVVSPLTFQMSNSTLMLIIVLGGGPGTISGVVFGSLLFVGLSEFLRIAPELRMIAYGFCLLALVFWFPKGFAPLITRFWTLLRGRS
- a CDS encoding branched-chain amino acid ABC transporter permease translates to MLFQISEQIVNGIVTGAVYALVAVGMTMIFGVLRAINFAHGEYYMVGTFGAWVAIEYFDLPYPIAIVAGVIATAFVALVVGQFVMQRMVGAPAEAGVLATLGIALILQNTVILVFGGGYKFFEGGYIEPVTIFGISLAEQRLLIIAVAVLVFFGLELLVTHSRMGKAMRAVSQNVDCCAVVGIDVRKVVVRTFILGAALAGLSGVLTAPVNVSVYGGMGELITFKTLPIIIMGGLGNVRGTFFAAMILGIAESLVATYVGLQFRDTVGFATLMLVLMWRPHGLFSSQARY